Below is a genomic region from Fusobacterium nucleatum.
CTTTATAAAATCTACTAGATATTTTACATTTTTATCTTCACTAAAATCTTTTTCAAGCTCTTCTAAGGCATCTTTCAATTGTAAACCTTGTCTAAATAATATTCTGTAAGCTTTCTTTAGATTAGCTATTTCATCATCAGAAAAACCTCTTCTTCTTAAACCTACACTATTTAAGCCTCTAATAATTGCTTTATTACCTTCAGCTAAAACAAATGGACAAATATCTTGATTTACCCCACTTGCTCCACCTATCATAGAATAAGAACCTATTCTTGTGAATTGATGAATAGGAGTAAGACCACCTATAATTGCATGGCTATCCACAACAACATGTCCTGCTAAAGTAACATTATTTGCAAGTATACAATCATCACCAATAATAACATCATGAGCAATATGAACATAAGCCATAAGAAGATTTCCATTTCCTATTCTAGTTTCCCATCTGTCATCAGTACCTCTGTGAATAGTTACAAACTCTCTTATAGAATTATTATTTCCTATAATAGTCTTTGTAGGTTCACCCTTATATTTTAAATCTTGATTTGCTTTTCCTATTGAAACAAAAGAATAAATGGTATTATTTTCTCCTATTTCTGTTATCCCTTCCACAACAACATGAGATTGTAAAACAGTACCTTTTTTTATTATTACATCTTTTCCAACTATACAGTAAGGACCTATTTTTACTCCATCTTCTATAATAGCTCCATCTTCTATAATAGCTGTGCTATGTATATCTACCATTTTTCCTCCCTCAAATTCTACATATCTGCTATTACAAATGTAAAACTTGCTTCTGCAACTACTACATCATCTACATAAGTCTTTCCAGTTGCTTTAACAAAATTTCTTTTTACTTTATCAACCTTTACATCATAAATTAATGTATCCCCTGGTTTAACAGGATTTTTGAATTTAGCATTTTCTATTGCTGCAAAATAAGGAACTTTTCCAGGAAAATTTTCCATAACCATAACTCCTAGACATTGTGCCATACCTTCAATTATTAATACTCCTGGCATAATTGGGTGTCCTGGAAAATGGCCATTAAAAAATTCTTCATTCATTGTCACATTCTTTTTCCCTTTTATTGTTTGTGCTTCCTTATCCATTTCTAGAATTCTATCAACTAATAAAAATGGGTATCTGTGTGGTATCCTTTTCATTATTTCTAAAATATCTAACATTCTTCTTTTTCCTCCTAAAAATTATTTTATATTATCAAGAATTTTTGCAAATTCAATATCAATAAGGTGTCCTGCTTTTATAGCAATAATATGTGCTCTTATTGGTCTGTTTAAAATTTTTAAATCTCCAATAATATCAAGCATTTTATGTCTTACAAATTCATCATCAAATCTTAAACCATCTGGATTTAAAACTCCATCTTTTTTTATAACAATAGCATTTTCTAATGTTCCACCTAAGGCAAGATTATTTTGTTTTAAGTATTCAACCTCATAATCAAAACCAAAAGTTCTTGCAGAAGCAATTTCTTTTCTATAATTTTCTTCTGTTATTTCAAATTCTGCTAACTGTGATTTCAAAAATGTATGTTCAAATCTTATAGCATAAGTTAATTTATATCCATCAGGATAAGGTAGAGCTATTACATGTTTATCTCCCTTAGACAAAAATACAGGTTCTTTCACTATGATTTCTTCCACATCTTCATCTAATTCAACTATACCACTTTCTTGAAACAAATCTAAGAATTTCATAGCACTTCCATCACAGATAGGTAGTTCATTTCCATTTAATTCAATTACTAAATCAGTTATTCCTGAAACATATAGAGCTGATAAAAAATGTTCTATTGTAAAAACCATAGCTCCATGTTCATTTTTTAAGTTAGTTCCTCTTGTTAAATCAAAGGTATTTCTATAATCTAAAAGTATTTCATTTTTACCTTCTGGTATATTTACCATCCTAAAAATTATACCACCAGATTTAGCAGGAATAAGTTTCATTTTTATGATTTCACCCTTATGTAAACCTATTCCATCATATTCTACTATATTTTTTAAAGTTTTTCTTTTCATATTTCCCTTTCTATTTAGACTTAGTTAAAAGTTTATCTGCTAAGATAATAGCCATTTCTTTTGTACCATCAACATATTGTACATAGATTTTTTTAGCATCCATACTTTTAATTACTCCTAAGCCAAATTTTTTATGTTTTACTTTATCTCCTACTTTAAAACCTAAACTATCAATTACTTTCTTAGCATTGTCATCAAGTTTTATAGTATTTTTTGTATTTATTTCAGTTTTTTTCTTTTCAAACTTCTTATTATTTCCATAAGTTTTTATTTCATCTGAATAGTTATCAGCAAAATATAGTCTTTCTTTTTTAACTTCAATATCTAAAAGTTTTTCTGGTATTTCTTTTAAAAATATTGATGGTGTTGATAATCTATCTTGACCATATACAAATCTGATAGTTGCATGAGATAAGTAAAGTTTCTTTTCAGCTCTTGTTAAAGCAACATAGCAAAGTCTTCTTTCTTCTTCCATTTCTTTTTCATCAAACATTGCTCTTGTTCCAGGAAATATTTCATTTTCAAAACCAACTAAGAAAACTATTGGAAACTCCAAACCTTTTGAGTTATGAATAGTCATTAGTTTTACATAATCACTTTTTTCCTCTAAATCATCTGTTGCACTTACAAGAGATACATTTTCTAAATATTCATTTAATCTCAATTCTCCTACAACATTTTCAAGTTCTAAGATAGAGTTTTTAAACTCATCTATATTTTCTATTCTTGCTTCTGCATCATCATAGTTATCTTTAATATAGTCTATATATTTTATTTTATCTATTAAAGTTTGTACTATATATGAAGCTGTTTCAGTATAAGATAAATCTTTTAATTCTTTTATTATATCATACATTTCTAAAAGTTTTTCTTTCCCAACAGCAGTTAGTCCAGAAATTTCTTTTATATGAGAAAGTGCTTCAAGTAAATTCAAATTATTCTCTCTGGCATAAGTGATTATTTTTTCTATTCCCTTTTCTCCTACTTTTCTTTTAGGAACATTGATTATTCTTTGTAAATTTAATTCATCTTGTGGATTGACAATAATAGATAGATATGCAATTATATCTTTAATTTCTGCTCTTGAATAGAAACTAATTCCTCCAAAAACTTTATGAGGTATACTATACCTTAAAAGTCCTTCTTCAAATATTCTTGATTGTGCATTAGTTCTATATAGGATTGTCATATCCCTGTAAGCTATCCCATTTTGATGATTTTCTTTAATAATTTCAATTATTCTACTAACTTCATCTCTACCATTATCACAAGCTAAAACTTTTATTAAATCTCCTTTTCCATTTTGTGTCCATAACTTTTTATCTTTTGATGATTTATTATTTTTTATAAGTTCATTTGCTGCATCTAGTATTGTAGTAGTTGACCTATAATTTTCTTCTAATTTTACTATTTTAGCATTGTTATAGTTATTTTCAAAATTAAGGAT
It encodes:
- the lpxA gene encoding acyl-ACP--UDP-N-acetylglucosamine O-acyltransferase; this translates as MVDIHSTAIIEDGAIIEDGVKIGPYCIVGKDVIIKKGTVLQSHVVVEGITEIGENNTIYSFVSIGKANQDLKYKGEPTKTIIGNNNSIREFVTIHRGTDDRWETRIGNGNLLMAYVHIAHDVIIGDDCILANNVTLAGHVVVDSHAIIGGLTPIHQFTRIGSYSMIGGASGVNQDICPFVLAEGNKAIIRGLNSVGLRRRGFSDDEIANLKKAYRILFRQGLQLKDALEELEKDFSEDKNVKYLVDFIKSSDRGIAR
- the fabZ gene encoding 3-hydroxyacyl-ACP dehydratase FabZ, which gives rise to MLDILEIMKRIPHRYPFLLVDRILEMDKEAQTIKGKKNVTMNEEFFNGHFPGHPIMPGVLIIEGMAQCLGVMVMENFPGKVPYFAAIENAKFKNPVKPGDTLIYDVKVDKVKRNFVKATGKTYVDDVVVAEASFTFVIADM
- the lpxC gene encoding UDP-3-O-acyl-N-acetylglucosamine deacetylase, producing MKRKTLKNIVEYDGIGLHKGEIIKMKLIPAKSGGIIFRMVNIPEGKNEILLDYRNTFDLTRGTNLKNEHGAMVFTIEHFLSALYVSGITDLVIELNGNELPICDGSAMKFLDLFQESGIVELDEDVEEIIVKEPVFLSKGDKHVIALPYPDGYKLTYAIRFEHTFLKSQLAEFEITEENYRKEIASARTFGFDYEVEYLKQNNLALGGTLENAIVIKKDGVLNPDGLRFDDEFVRHKMLDIIGDLKILNRPIRAHIIAIKAGHLIDIEFAKILDNIK
- a CDS encoding ATP-dependent helicase yields the protein MNLNLLEKLNDKQREAASQIDGSILILAGAGSGKTRTITYRIAHMIENVGISPYSILAVTFTNKAAKEMRERVENLVGDVAKACTVSTFHSFGMRLLRMYANKVGYNPNFTIYDTDDQKKIVKAILKGQHISFNGVKLTERDIVSIISKIKEEIKTLDEYSVMNKQIIEVYDKYNRALLESNAMDFSDILLNTYKLLQKPEILEKVQNKYKYIMIDEYQDTNNLQYKIIDLIARKSSNLCVVGDENQSIYGFRGANILNILNFENNYNNAKIVKLEENYRSTTTILDAANELIKNNKSSKDKKLWTQNGKGDLIKVLACDNGRDEVSRIIEIIKENHQNGIAYRDMTILYRTNAQSRIFEEGLLRYSIPHKVFGGISFYSRAEIKDIIAYLSIIVNPQDELNLQRIINVPKRKVGEKGIEKIITYARENNLNLLEALSHIKEISGLTAVGKEKLLEMYDIIKELKDLSYTETASYIVQTLIDKIKYIDYIKDNYDDAEARIENIDEFKNSILELENVVGELRLNEYLENVSLVSATDDLEEKSDYVKLMTIHNSKGLEFPIVFLVGFENEIFPGTRAMFDEKEMEEERRLCYVALTRAEKKLYLSHATIRFVYGQDRLSTPSIFLKEIPEKLLDIEVKKERLYFADNYSDEIKTYGNNKKFEKKKTEINTKNTIKLDDNAKKVIDSLGFKVGDKVKHKKFGLGVIKSMDAKKIYVQYVDGTKEMAIILADKLLTKSK